One window of the Eucalyptus grandis isolate ANBG69807.140 chromosome 8, ASM1654582v1, whole genome shotgun sequence genome contains the following:
- the LOC108954325 gene encoding uncharacterized protein LOC108954325 has translation MMELHKGRETGDRKRTARLRVGGDGVRIEGVLVWGGTLAIASLMALFTVRAKKRVSRRCPCGPEKRMVEAAEEGGGGEGEENGGLRIVLQDQSSPTSPLTPRNSSWCIGGSDGGSSKTELAHLDCSDSASGHSSTSEEKPAIERDEEKVPHQETVFSDGAKTETVASFSDYSMVEDGSPPAMQDPALATDDWNENTQNHLEKQIIHASSEVDAFDHAAQEELMAEEDESVDSGEEEEQDGGDGGGGDEHAEEVEGSSEESGDSCLELNKEAIWPLEMIERAAKTIIEDQVDTTKINKQENDSIIHEEGEEDNVGDDSENPGDLTALPKHGLEEPFAGIHQTAHFLRPPSIWIWCVLLLLIMLSLLVHSSRIRSFAMNR, from the exons ATGATGGAGTTGCATAAGGGTAGAGAAACTGGGGATCGGAAGAGGACAGCCCGCCTGAGAGTCGGCGGTGATGGCGTTAGGATTGAAGGGGTTCTTGTGTGGGGAGGGACTCTGGCGATCGCAAGCTTGATGGCCCTCTTCACGGTCAGAGCCAAGAAGAGGGTCTCGAGGCGGTGCCCCTGTGGACCCGAGAAGCGTATGGTCGAGGCTGCTgaagaagggggaggaggagaaggtgaGGAGAATGGAGGCCTTCGCATCGTTCTTCAGGATCAGAGTTCTCCCACGAGTCCTCTTACACCGCGTAACTCCTCATG GTGCATAGGCGGAAGTGATGGTGGATCGTCGAAGACGGAGTTAGCTCACTTGGACTGCTCTGATTCTGCGTCAGGTCACAGTTCGACGTCG GAGGAAAAGCCTGCTATCGAAAGGGATGAGGAGAAAGTACCTCATCAAGAGACTGTCTTTTCTGATGGTGCAAAAACAGAGACCGTTGCGTCCTTCAGTGATTATTCCATGGTCGAAGATGGCTCGCCACCAGCTATGCAAGATCCTGCTCTAGCCACCGATGACTGGAATGAAAACACACAAAATCATCTGGAGAAGCAAATTATTCACGCATCGAGTGAGGTTGACGCCTTTGATCATGCAGCTCAAGAAGAGCTGATGGCAGAAGAGGATGAATCGGTGGATTctggggaggaagaagaacaagatggtggtgatggcggcggcggcgatgaaCATGCAGAAGAAGTCGAGGGAAGCTCGGAAGAATCAGGGGACTCGTGTCTTGAATTAAACAAGGAGGCAATATGGCCCTTGGAAATGATCGAAAGGGCAGCGAAGACTATTATTGAGGATCAGGTAGACACGACAAAGATCAACAAGCAAGAGAACGATTCCATCATCCAtgaagaaggggaggaagatAATGTCGGAGATGATAGTGAAAACCCTGGAGACTTAACAGCTCTACCCAAACATGGATTGGAGGAGCCTTTCGCAGGGATTCATCAAACAGCACACTTCCTGAGGCCGCCGTCAATCTGGATTTGGTGTGTCCTGCTGCTGTTGATTATGCTGTCACTCCTAGTTCACAGTAGCCGCATCAGGAGTTTTGCAATGAACAGGTGA
- the LOC104456735 gene encoding putative GTP diphosphokinase RSH1, chloroplastic yields MASASSMSVSVECVNVCKLAKGDGSGRYDCSALSCAWKAPRVLSGFLASTAHPPQCSSSSILQIGRRNRGKSKYEALYTGDCYSSDIPDLSIFGRLSRPSYVAFTKWHSYCSSSGCSDTFNDASPESLWESLKPTISYLSPKEMELVHNALKLAFKAHDGQKRRSGEPFIIHPVEVARILGELELDWESIAAGLLHDTVEDTNVVTFESIEDEFGATVRHIVEGETKVSKLGKLKCKNENSEAQDVKADDLRQMFLAMTAEVRVIIVKLADRLHNMRTLSHMPPRKQSSIALETLQVFAPLAKLLGMYQIKSELENLSFMYTNAEDYAKVKRRIADLYKEHEKEIVEANKILMKKIEDDQFLDLMTVKTEVRSACKEPYSIYKSVLKSKGSINEINQIAQLRIIIKPKQCIGVGPLCSPHQICYHVLGLVHGIWTPIPRAMKDYIATPKPNGYQSLHTTVIPFLYESMFRVEVQIRTEEMDLIAERGIAAHYSGRGCVTGLVGHVMPNGRGSRGKAVCLNNANIALRIGWLNAIREWQEEFVGNMSSREFVDTVTRDLLGSRVFVFTPRGEIKNLPKGATVIDYAYMIHTEIGNKMVAAKVNGNLVSPSRVLANAEVVEIITYNALSSKSAFQRHKQWLQHAKTRSARHKIMKFLREQAALSAAEITADTLNDFIAESEEGGVPKHPKENKPIWDRILMSVMGMPSSGCNEDVVHLQSGGDGVPKVNGKHHKHVQHVSLMGKGESLFQGNGVAKMIQANIPLYKEVLPGLESWQASKIASWHNLEGHSIQWFCVVCIDRRGMMAEVTTALSAVGITICSCVAEIDRGRGMAVMMFHVEANIESLVNACSSIDLILGVLGWSTGCSWPSSVNANHFLEC; encoded by the exons ATGGCTTCCGCTTCGTCAATGTCCG TGTCAGTGGAGTGTGTGAATGTATGTAAGCTGGCGAAAGGAGATGGGAGTGGGAGATACGACTGCAGCGCGCTCTCGTGCGCTTGGAAGGCACCACGGGTCCTGTCGGGCTTCCTCGCGAGCACGGCCCATCCTCCGCAATGTTCGTCGTCCTCTATCCTACAGATTGGGAGGCGGAATCGGGGAAAATCT AAATATGAAGCCCTCTACACAGGGGATTGTTACTCCTCCGATATTCCTGATCTTTCAATCTTTGGAAGACTTTCTAGACCATCTTATGTTGCATTTACAAAATGGCATTCTTATTGTTCTTCATCAGGCTGCTCAGATACCTTCAATGATGCTTCTCCTGAAAGTTTGTGGGAG TCTTTAAAGCCAACTATTTCGTATCTTTCACCGAAAGAGATGGAATTGGTCCACAATGCTCTTAAG CTGGCTTTTAAGGCTCATGATGGCCAGAAAAGACGCAGTGGAGAACCATTTATCATTCATCCTGTTGAAGTGGCACGGATTCTCGGAGAACTT GAGTTAGACTGGGAGTCTATTGCGGCTGGTTTGCTCCATGACACTGTGGAGGATACGAATGTTGTTACCTTTGAAAGTATAGAAGATGAATTTGGTGCTACCGTGCGCCACATTGTTGAAGGCGAGACAAAG GTGTCAAAATTGGGAAAGCTGAAATGTAAGAATGAAAACAGCGAAGCCCAAGATGTTAAGGCTGATGACCTGCGGCAGATGTTCTTGGCTATGACAGCGGAG GTCCGAGTCATTATTGTCAAGTTAGCCGACAGACTACACAACATGCGGACACTATCACACATGCCTCCTCGTAAGCAG TCCAGCATTGCCTTGGAAACTTTGCAGGTTTTCGCTCCTTTGGCAAAGCTGCTTGGCATGTATCAAATCAAG TCTGAGCTAGAAAATCTGTCATTTATGTACACAAATGCTGAAGATTATGCTAAGGTCAAACGAAGGATTGCGGACCTGTACAAGGAACATGAGAAGGAGATTGTAGAG gcaaacaaaattttgatgaagaagataGAGGATGATCAGTTTCTAGATCTGATGACAGTGAAAACTGAAGTTCGCTCTGCATGTAAGGAGCCCTACAG TATATATAAGTCTGTGCTGAAATCTAAAGGTTCAATCAACGAGATCAATCAAATAGCACAG CTCCGCATCATCATAAAACCGAAACAATGCATTGGGGTCGGGCCTCTATGTAGTCCACATCAG ATCTGCTATCATGTTCTCGGTTTGGTCCATGGAATCTGGACCCCCATCCCTCGAGCT ATGAAAGACTATATTGCGACTCCAAAACCTAACGGCTATCAAAGCCTCCATACTACCGTCATTCCATTTTTGTATGAAAGCATGTTCCGAGTAGAAGTTCAG ATTCGAACTGAAGAGATGGATCTCATAGCAGAAAGGGGGATTGCTGCTCATTACAGTGGAAGAGGGTGTGTTACTGGCCTAGTCGGACATGTGATGCCTAATGGTAGAGGATCAAGAGGAAAGGCTGTCTGTCTCAACAATGCAAACATCGCACTGAGG attGGTTGGCTTAATGCTATAAGAGAATGGCAAGAAGAATTTGTAGGCAACATGAGCTCTAGAGAATTTGTTGACACTGTTACCAGAGATCTGCTAGGGAGTCGTGTTTTTGTGTTTACACCTAGAGGAGAG ATTAAAAATCTGCCTAAAGGTGCAACTGTTATTGACTATGCGTATATGATCCATACCGAAATAGGCAACAAGATGGTTGCTGCAAAG GTGAATGGAAATCTTGTTTCTCCTTCGCGTGTACTTGCAAATGCCGAAGTCGTAGAGATAATTACTTATAAT GCTCTCTCTAGCAAATCTGCTTTCCAGAGGCACAAGCAGTGGTTGCAGCATGCGAAGACACGTAGTGCCAGACACAAGATTATGAAG TTCTTAAGGGAGCAAGCAGCACTTTCTGCTGCTGAAATAACAGCGGACACTCTAAATGATTTCATTGCTGAATCTGAAGAAGGGGGTGTTCCCAAGCATCCCAAGGAGAACAAGCCAATATGGGACAGGATTCTCATGAGTGTGATGGGAATGCCTTCTTCAGGCTGTAATGAAGATGTTGTCCACCTTCAAAGTGGTGGTGATGGGGTCCCCAAAGTGAACGGAAAGCATCACAAGCATGTACAGCATGTCAGTTTGATGGGTAAAGGTGAGTCATTATTTCAAGGAAATGGTGTTGCCAAGATGATACAAGCCAACATACCTTTATACAAGGAAGTCTTGCCTGGCTTAGAAAGTTGGCAGGCTAGCAAGATTGCCTCTTGGCACAATCTAGAAGGGCACTCCATCCAGTGGTTTTGCGTGGTATGCATAGATCGTAGAG GGATGATGGCCGAGGTTACAACAGCACTATCAGCTGTGGGCATTACCATATGTTCTTGTGTG GCTGAGATCGATAGAGGTAGGGGTATGGCTGTTATGATGTTTCATGTTGAAGCAAATATCGAGAGCCTG GTCAATGCTTGCTCGAGCATAGATCTAATCCTTGGGGTATTGGGATGGTCTACAGGATGCAGTTGGCCAAGTTCAGTCAATGccaatcattttcttgaatgcTAA
- the LOC104416419 gene encoding exopolygalacturonase, with the protein MGTSGGITAGRAVALGLALLACLVTGGESRGPLYGEIGAARRGLVETGAAVFDVTQYGAKADGKTDNSMAFVKAWNAACHNSGPAKLVIPTGTFLSGPVVFQGPCEGSNPITVEVNGTIIASTDISEYSEDGWFSFELIDGLVLKGGIFDGQGQTAWPYNDCKHNKDCQHLPVSLKFNKVNNTVVDGVTSLNSKGFHFSITFSENFTGVNLNISAPDESPNTDGIHLSSSDRINISSSVIATGDDCLGIIQGATNVSVNEITCGPGHGISIGSLGKYPNEKDVIGVHVRNATLTNTTNGVRIKAFPGDRQLLASDIIFEDIVLNYVKNPIIIDQHYGSRKVTKPSSVKLSDVHFKNIRGTTVSEVAVLLQCSSSNPCEQVELSDIDLSFAGAASGSKNVTSLCENTKPTFIGTQNPPACL; encoded by the exons ATGGGCACCTCAGGAGGAATCACCGCAGGGAGAGCCGTGGCACTAGGGCTGGCTTTGCTTGCTTGCTTGGTGACTGGAGGTGAGTCTCGAGGCCCCCTTTATGGTGAGATCGGGGCTGCCCGCCGTGGCCTTGTCGAAACCGGTGCTGCAGTTTTCGACGTCACTCAATACGGTGCAAAGGCTGATGGAAAGACCGACAACTCAATG GCATTCGTAAAGGCATGGAACGCAGCTTGCCACAATAGCGGACCTGCCAAACTGGTGATCCCAACGGGGACATTCCTGTCCGGACCGGTGGTGTTTCAGGGGCCGTGTGAGGGTTCAAACCCGATCACTGTCGAAGTTAACGGCACCATAATAGCAAGCACTGATATCAGCGAATATTCTGAGGATGGGTGGTTCTCGTTCGAGCTGATCGATGGCTTGGTCCTCAAAGGAGGAATTTTCGATGGGCAAGGCCAGACCGCATGGCCATACAACGATTGCAAGCACAACAAAGATTGCCAACATCTCCCCGTG TCGCTCAAGTTTAACAAAGTGAACAACACCGTCGTAGATGGGGTGACTTCACTGAACAGCAAGGGCTTCCATTTTTCTATAACGTTCTCAGAGAACTTCACCGGCGTCAACCTCAACATATCAGCTCCAGACGAGAGCCCAAATACCGACGGAATCCATTTGAGCAGTTCTGATCGCATCAACATCTCGAGTAGCGTAATCGCGACCGGTGATGATTGCCTTGGAATTATCCAAGGCGCCACGAATGTCTCTGTCAATGAAATTACCTGCGGCCCAGGTCATGGGATCAG TATCGGCAGCCTCGGCAAGTATCCTAACGAAAAGGACGTGATCGGCGTGCATGTGAGGAACGCCACATTGACGAACACCACAAACGGCGTCCGAATCAAGGCCTTCCCAGGAGACAGGCAGCTTCTCGCTTCGGACATTATCTTTGAAGACATCGTCCTGAATTACGTGAAGAACCCGATCATCATCGACCAGCATTACGGCTCCCGCAAGGTCACGAAG CCATCGAGTGTGAAGTTGAGCGACGTGCACTTCAAGAACATCAGAGGGACCACGGTCTCGGAAGTGGCGGTCTTGCTGCAGTGCAGCTCGTCAAACCCATGCGAACAGGTTGAACTGTCCGACATCGACTTGTCCTTCGCCGGGGCTGCATCGGGGAGCAAGAACGTGACGTCGTTGTGCGAGAACACGAAGCCTACCTTCATCGGCACGCAGAACCCTCCAGCTTGTCTGTAG